The following DNA comes from Ricinus communis isolate WT05 ecotype wild-type chromosome 10, ASM1957865v1, whole genome shotgun sequence.
GATTCTCTGATTCTAAATTGGAAAGCTTCTCTTCTAGCCTATTACGATAGTATAAAAGCTGGTTAATTAAACATTCATATTGTTTATTACAGTGACTTTCTCCCTAAAATGAACAtgttagttgagcattcattagtTAGTATTTCTGGGACTAAAgttatttgaaataaaaatgcGCATGAGGTTTATTCTACCTCTGCAAGGATTCCTGAAGCTGCTGAACTTTTTTCTCTGCgtcttctaattttttctgtttctCCTCACAAGAGCCTTGGGCTTCattgtatttcttttcattctcaTAAGCTCTTTGTTTCTCAGAATCCAATGATACCTGTTGGTGCAAAAACCAGTGTCAAAGTCAAGTATATGAGATGATGAGTTACTGTAATCgttcttttttaatctttttgtattatatatgcatacattcatacatacatatatatatatatataatttgattatggTTAATGATATTTGATTTAAgggataaatatataaaaatatcccgtggttttatcattttacaactttcaatatgtaattttttttcgGACAAAAAGAGACTTCTAGTTAGAAATCGTGACAAAAAAGGGTATTTTACCGTTAAAAAAATTCGATTTTCAagaatttagatatttttactCTAATCAgtcattattatcatattttttgcGTTTGATAATATGGGTTTAGAgcttaacaactcaaaatgTCATTTTTTGACCGTTAAATTGATATCATCGGATTAATGACTtcttaaattgtaatttaacGGTCAAATATTGGAATTATGAGTTGCTAAGCTCCAAACTCGCGTTATTAAACACGAACAACATGATAATAATAACCGATCGGCGTAAAAGTGACTGAATCCTTGCAAATCGAGACTTTTTAATGACGATGTATATCTTTTTTGTTACGATTTGTAACAACATGcttaaaaattgtaaaaaatcaCATTTTTATGATGAAACCACATTTTTATGTACTTATCCCTTGATTTAATAACTAGACTGAATCTGACCTTCAGTTTTTCTACTTCTTCTGTTAGGGACTCGATTTTCTTTGTATCTTCAACAAGTACTTGAGTTTCTTTAATAACAGGAGGTGCTTCTTCAATAGCTTTCTTTGCAGCCTCTCGTTCCTTTACTAGCATTGCATTTGATTCTTCtatcttcttttgcatttcttcCAATGAATTCTGAAATTTTGTTGCTTCCTGTGCTTTTGCTTCTTCTAGGTCAGTCTGCATACGTGGTTGACATAAGTACGAAATCATCAAACATTATTGATAAGCAGCAGTACTTTTCAGAGAATAAGCATATGGCAACTCCTATCAGTATCTTGCTCATTGAACAATGTCCATCAACAGAAAATTACCCTTAAGCGCTTTTCCAGTTGCAAGCGCCAAGTGAGTTCCTCTACTTGTTTTTCAAGCTTattttttgcttcttttaGCGCACCTGTTTCCCTTGCTTCCTGTAGAAAATTGGATGTAAATTTTCATTCCAGTTTAAAATTGAGAGCATTAATCTATACAAGGcctaaagaaatttataaggAAAGACAAACCATGCAAGATATACTACATTTCAACATATGTTGGCCTTCAATGTAGCTTGTTTGCTTCGCGTTGATTCACCAAAACACTGAAAGTCTATGGTTCTGCGTTGGTGTACAATTCCTATTAATACATATTGCAATATCCTTTTGTTTCCAAATTTAGCTGTATGTCTGCATCTTGTTGTTATTTGCTGTATCATATTTAGAGATAGCACTGAAATTAATGAAACATTTGCTGTTTCACTTCCATTCTGTCACAGTTCCCAAAAATTTCATTCAGTTTatgtattctttttctttccatctATAAAGCCACTGGTTTTCTCTTTGTATCTTctcaattttgtttttaaccACAAAACTATAGTTGATATATCCTCCTGTTACTGACCAACAATTCCACTCTTTGAATGCCGATCTTTACTCGGGTTGATAGTTACTTAAAGAATAATGCtcgagagaaaaaaaattctattaagtTATTTGCAAAAGACTAGCCAGTACTGACCATTTTGAGCTTTCTAAGCTCCCTCCTGGCAACTCTTCCTCTCCATCTAGTTTGTGAGACAATTACTCCTCTGTGGAGCCTCTTGTAGTAGGAAACAGCTTTATGACAACGCCACCGGGCCTGCAATTTTTCATTCCAAGCGAAAGAGTATATTTGGCAATCAGACGCGTCACAAAAGAAAGCATTATAAtgtattaaagaatataaccTGAAAGCATTATAAtgtattaaagaatataaccTGAATAATAATTGCAGCTTTAGTTTGTCTCCTGAATCTGAATTCCTTGCGAGCAGCCATTGCTCTTAAACCCGTTTGCAAGAGAAGTGCCGAGACATGGAGTTTCTTGTAGGCTTTTCTGGCTTCATACTTACGGACATGCTTCTGAATTTTCACGGCAGCGGCTTCTCTTCTCATGTTCTCGAAAATTTTGCATGCAAGTCTTCCTAtgaacataaaaatttataggaaaagaaataaaccaTAAAGCTGGTAGGAGTTACAAATTCACTGCTACTAAATGCTTTATCTGGACAACACATAAATACTTTACACAGCAGATTGTGTCGCTGTGTATTCATGATGAATCACCTCTCCATAGTGCCTGAACAAATATGGTAGCCTTTCGCAATGCGATAAAGCGTTTGCGAGCACAGTGAGTCCGTACACGCCGCTGGATAGTTTTTGCTGCATTGCTGAGTACCTCAGCTCTCCGTGCATCTAATTCAGCCATTTGACCAGCTCTTAAGAATACCTTTGTTTTGCCTACCTGAAAGCCATTTCATGGTCATTGAATAAGTAACTTTGACTGAAGTTTATATAACTGGATGCATGAATCTTCATTGTTTTGACAAACATAGATTAACCAGGCATCCTATGTTACATATTCTATTCGTTATCCATTCTGATCACAAATTACTACCATAATGTTTTTGTGGATGATCTTGTAAAAGCAGCAAAGAAGCATTTAGTATTACCTGAAAGCCTTGGAGCCCCTTCTTTTCCAGAATCTTTCTGCAAGCAACCTTTTCATCGTAGCTGCTCACAATGAATAAATACACATTTATTCAAGAATAATTAGCAAAGTTCAAGAACAAATTTGAACTAACTGCATTTTTAGTCACACTAAGCTTATATCCTAAAAGAAGTACTTACTTTCCTTCCAAAACTTCTGTAGCAAGAAGCCCAAACCGGTTTATGAATTCAAAGAAAGGTTTTCGAGTAGGGTATCCAGCACAACTGATTCTGATTGCTTCTAAAACACCCTACATGGACAACCCAGAAGTGAGACATTAActctcaaataaaaataatgaggTTTAAGTTGTTAGGCTTACACCACAATGCAAAACTTGTACTTACACCACAACGAAGTTGTTGCATGATATTGACATTCTCAAATATGGCAGGTTTGAGCAAGTTGTTTGGCTTTACACATCTTATGTAGTGAGGTTCAGTGGAATTTAATGTCTCCATTAATTGTTGCAGTTGAAGCTGCATCAATATGACATGAAACGTTAGTTTCTTCAGTTCTGGAACCAGAGAATGCATTGCAGTGTGAGAAATGACATTGTATTAGAATTTACATGAACAAATCTAGGTAAGATAAAAAAGTTAACTACTACATAGTCACCAAAAAACAGAAGGAAAATTGCCTTGAAACGAGAACCAATTGACGAGAACTTTGAAGATTTGCTCGTCTCTTCTGGCAATGGAGGAAAAAGGCCTGCTACAAATGGACATTTAGAAACACTTAACAAATCCTGATGTTCAGGAACCACATAGTCCTTGTTCTTGTCCAAAAATTGGTCAGACTGATACAGGACCTGGAAAAACAGAAAGGATGAGGATTAATTCAAAACCTGGAGAAACAAAAAGGATGGAAAAGATAATATCAATGCGACAGCAACACAGCAATAGTGTTATATTACTCATACCTCTCCAGCATAATGACCAATTGTGAAATCTGTTCGAGACAATTTTGGCTTGATAAAACGCTTGTGATTTTTAAAGGTCTGATATAGCTTATTCGCAAATGTTTCATGTGTTGACTTTGGAAACATGCTGCAAACCAAAGTGTGATTAACAAAACTGAGAAAACTAATCTGATCTTCAACTAAAagcttaaagtaaaaatttacaGGCAGCGCTGGAAGTAGTAAAGGAGATAACTTCTAACATATGATACAAGATTAGCAGACACAAAAACACTGTTTCagaaatagagagagaaaagatcAAGaagaagtaataaaaatatcataccATGCTTCATCAAGAAGTGCAACTATCCCCCCAGGTTTCTgaaatgtaaaaagaaaaagaattgtgAATATAATCAGAGTACAATCAAAATGTGAAAAAGCACAGAATGAGCCCAAAAAACTACAGGGCATGGGAAGTTAATGCATCTATAGTTGGGACCGGTATTTAATGTGGAACGCAGAGGAATAACCTTCTCAATAAGATCCAAGACATCTTGATTGTCAACAAACTCAATGTAGCTCCAATCAATCTGCTCTTTAGTATATTCTTCTTGTTCCATTTTGAAGACGTGCTGAAAGTCATCATAAATTCCCTTTTGAGATAAACAGTACTGCCAAAAATCATCTAAATAGAGGACATAATCTGTCATAATTACCTGGTTGAAATGCTGCTGCAATTTCTCATTTGTGAAATTAATACAGAACTGCTCGAAACTGCATAGCAGGAATATAAAGTTGTTAACTTCTTAAGAAGTTTCCTGCAAGATCTCCAATGACAATATAAGCAATTACTCAGATAAATATTACGTACCTATTGGTCTTAAAGCTTTCAAAACCATAGATGTCAAGGACTCCAATCAGACATTTTGAATTATGATCTTGTCCAAtggaattattaattttatccaCCAGCCTGTGCATAAAACAGACAGAAACAAATTACCATTAGACTGGTATTAAAACTCTCATCTCAGTGTTTTTACATCTCAGGGTTAATTAGAACAAATGTCAAAAAATAACGTATTGATATCTGTACAAAAATGTCTTACCAGTCAAACAAACGTGAATAAACTGTCTTAGCTAAACCATCTCTGCTAACTGTTGCACTTTGAGGATCCAAACTTCGCTTGATAACCTCCTCAGGGGTGATCATGACACGCTTGCATAATGCATCTTCCAAGGCTACAGGATCACACCTGAGACAAAAATTCTCTAGTTACATCTATACAAAAGCAAATGTAATCGAGTATCGTTTAGGCTGGTGATGTGAAAATAGAACTCCTACATGAGTAGCTCTGCTGTCATTTTAAGATGAAATTTAGCTTGGTCATTTTTTGGAACTGATGAATCAACTTCCTTTCCCTTAGTAAACTCAATATTGCCAAGATGAAGGATTGATGCAACAACTCTGAAAATTGCTTCCtgaaggagagagagagtaagATGCTAGTCCTACTTCTAGTAGCAGTAGTAGCAATCAAAAGCATGCTTGTACTCGAGCTATATACCTGCTCCTTGGCACTTATTCCAACAATATCCATAGCTCTTCTTGTGGCTAGGTAGTCATGGGCATCACTTACACCAACCAATTCATAGCAGTTTGACTGGTTAAGATAGTGAAATGATTTTGGGTTTCCCAACTTATACTTCTCAACTTCctgatgataataattaactaCTTTAGAGAGTGTTTCATCATATATATCAAATGAAAGCTTTCATTTCCTAAATTTACCTC
Coding sequences within:
- the LOC8268196 gene encoding myosin-9 isoform X2 yields the protein MLLQGTTVNIIEGSHVWVEDPELAWLDGQVLKITGKNVEIETSKGKKVTTPLSKIYPKDMEAPAGGVDDMTKLSYLHEPGVLENLKSRYELNEIYTYTGNILIAINPFQRLPHIYDAHMMQQYKGAPFGELSPHVFAVADVAYRAMINEGKSNSILVSGESGAGKTETTKMLMRYLAFLGGRAATEGRTVEQQVLESNPVLEAFGNAKTVRNNNSSRFGKFVEIQFDKQGRISGAAIRTYLLERSRVCQISDPERNYHCFYLLCAAPQEEVEKYKLGNPKSFHYLNQSNCYELVGVSDAHDYLATRRAMDIVGISAKEQEAIFRVVASILHLGNIEFTKGKEVDSSVPKNDQAKFHLKMTAELLMCDPVALEDALCKRVMITPEEVIKRSLDPQSATVSRDGLAKTVYSRLFDWLVDKINNSIGQDHNSKCLIGVLDIYGFESFKTNSFEQFCINFTNEKLQQHFNQHVFKMEQEEYTKEQIDWSYIEFVDNQDVLDLIEKKPGGIVALLDEACMFPKSTHETFANKLYQTFKNHKRFIKPKLSRTDFTIGHYAGEVLYQSDQFLDKNKDYVVPEHQDLLSVSKCPFVAGLFPPLPEETSKSSKFSSIGSRFKLQLQQLMETLNSTEPHYIRCVKPNNLLKPAIFENVNIMQQLRCGGVLEAIRISCAGYPTRKPFFEFINRFGLLATEVLEGNYDEKVACRKILEKKGLQGFQVGKTKVFLRAGQMAELDARRAEVLSNAAKTIQRRVRTHCARKRFIALRKATIFVQALWRGRLACKIFENMRREAAAVKIQKHVRKYEARKAYKKLHVSALLLQTGLRAMAARKEFRFRRQTKAAIIIQARWRCHKAVSYYKRLHRGVIVSQTRWRGRVARRELRKLKMEARETGALKEAKNKLEKQVEELTWRLQLEKRLRTDLEEAKAQEATKFQNSLEEMQKKIEESNAMLVKEREAAKKAIEEAPPVIKETQVLVEDTKKIESLTEEVEKLKVSLDSEKQRAYENEKKYNEAQGSCEEKQKKLEDAEKKVQQLQESLQRLEEKLSNLESENQVFRQQAVSMAPNKFLSGRSRSIMQRAESHIPVEAKASLDLHSASLNHRDMSEVDDKPQKSLNEKQQEHQELLIRCIAQHLGFSGNRPTAACIIYKCLLQWRSFEVERTSVFDRIIQTIGHSIENQDNNDVLAYWLSNASTLLLLLQRTLKASGAAGMAPQRRRSSSATLFGRMTQSFRGAPQGVNLSLINGSINGGVDTLRQVEAKYPALLFKQQLTAYVEKIYGMIRDNLKKEISPLLGLCIQAPRTSRASLVKGVRSVANSAAQQALIAHWQGIVKSLGNFLNTLKANHVPPFLVRKVFTQIFSFINVQLFNSLLLRRECCSFSNGEYVKAGLAELEHWCYNATDEYAGSAWDELKHIRQAIGFLVIHQKPKKTLDEISHDLCPVLSIQQLYRISTMYWDDKYGTHSVSSEVISNMRVLMTEDSNNAVSSSFLLDDDSSIPFSVDDLSKSMEQIDIADIEPPPLIRENSGFSFLLPRSD
- the LOC8268196 gene encoding myosin-9 isoform X3; this encodes MGTTVNIIEGSHVWVEDPELAWLDGQVLKITGKNVEIETSKGKKVTTPLSKIYPKDMEAPAGGVDDMTKLSYLHEPGVLENLKSRYELNEIYTYTGNILIAINPFQRLPHIYDAHMMQQYKGAPFGELSPHVFAVADVAYRAMINEGKSNSILVSGESGAGKTETTKMLMRYLAFLGGRAATEGRTVEQQVLESNPVLEAFGNAKTVRNNNSSRFGKFVEIQFDKQGRISGAAIRTYLLERSRVCQISDPERNYHCFYLLCAAPQEEVEKYKLGNPKSFHYLNQSNCYELVGVSDAHDYLATRRAMDIVGISAKEQEAIFRVVASILHLGNIEFTKGKEVDSSVPKNDQAKFHLKMTAELLMCDPVALEDALCKRVMITPEEVIKRSLDPQSATVSRDGLAKTVYSRLFDWLVDKINNSIGQDHNSKCLIGVLDIYGFESFKTNSFEQFCINFTNEKLQQHFNQHVFKMEQEEYTKEQIDWSYIEFVDNQDVLDLIEKKPGGIVALLDEACMFPKSTHETFANKLYQTFKNHKRFIKPKLSRTDFTIGHYAGEVLYQSDQFLDKNKDYVVPEHQDLLSVSKCPFVAGLFPPLPEETSKSSKFSSIGSRFKLQLQQLMETLNSTEPHYIRCVKPNNLLKPAIFENVNIMQQLRCGGVLEAIRISCAGYPTRKPFFEFINRFGLLATEVLEGNYDEKVACRKILEKKGLQGFQVGKTKVFLRAGQMAELDARRAEVLSNAAKTIQRRVRTHCARKRFIALRKATIFVQALWRGRLACKIFENMRREAAAVKIQKHVRKYEARKAYKKLHVSALLLQTGLRAMAARKEFRFRRQTKAAIIIQARWRCHKAVSYYKRLHRGVIVSQTRWRGRVARRELRKLKMEARETGALKEAKNKLEKQVEELTWRLQLEKRLRTDLEEAKAQEATKFQNSLEEMQKKIEESNAMLVKEREAAKKAIEEAPPVIKETQVLVEDTKKIESLTEEVEKLKVSLDSEKQRAYENEKKYNEAQGSCEEKQKKLEDAEKKVQQLQESLQRLEEKLSNLESENQVFRQQAVSMAPNKFLSGRSRSIMQRAESHIPVEAKASLDLHSASLNHRDMSEVDDKPQKSLNEKQQEHQELLIRCIAQHLGFSGNRPTAACIIYKCLLQWRSFEVERTSVFDRIIQTIGHSIEQNQDNNDVLAYWLSNASTLLLLLQRTLKASGAAGMAPQRRRSSSATLFGRMTQSFRGAPQGVNLSLINGSINGGVDTLRQVEAKYPALLFKQQLTAYVEKIYGMIRDNLKKEISPLLGLCIQAPRTSRASLVKGVRSVANSAAQQALIAHWQGIVKSLGNFLNTLKANHVPPFLVRKVFTQIFSFINVQLFNSLLLRRECCSFSNGEYVKAGLAELEHWCYNATDEYAGSAWDELKHIRQAIGFLVIHQKPKKTLDEISHDLCPVLSIQQLYRISTMYWDDKYGTHSVSSEVISNMRVLMTEDSNNAVSSSFLLDDDSSIPFSVDDLSKSMEQIDIADIEPPPLIRENSGFSFLLPRSD
- the LOC8268196 gene encoding myosin-11 isoform X1, producing MLLQGTTVNIIEGSHVWVEDPELAWLDGQVLKITGKNVEIETSKGKKVTTPLSKIYPKDMEAPAGGVDDMTKLSYLHEPGVLENLKSRYELNEIYTYTGNILIAINPFQRLPHIYDAHMMQQYKGAPFGELSPHVFAVADVAYRAMINEGKSNSILVSGESGAGKTETTKMLMRYLAFLGGRAATEGRTVEQQVLESNPVLEAFGNAKTVRNNNSSRFGKFVEIQFDKQGRISGAAIRTYLLERSRVCQISDPERNYHCFYLLCAAPQEEVEKYKLGNPKSFHYLNQSNCYELVGVSDAHDYLATRRAMDIVGISAKEQEAIFRVVASILHLGNIEFTKGKEVDSSVPKNDQAKFHLKMTAELLMCDPVALEDALCKRVMITPEEVIKRSLDPQSATVSRDGLAKTVYSRLFDWLVDKINNSIGQDHNSKCLIGVLDIYGFESFKTNSFEQFCINFTNEKLQQHFNQHVFKMEQEEYTKEQIDWSYIEFVDNQDVLDLIEKKPGGIVALLDEACMFPKSTHETFANKLYQTFKNHKRFIKPKLSRTDFTIGHYAGEVLYQSDQFLDKNKDYVVPEHQDLLSVSKCPFVAGLFPPLPEETSKSSKFSSIGSRFKLQLQQLMETLNSTEPHYIRCVKPNNLLKPAIFENVNIMQQLRCGGVLEAIRISCAGYPTRKPFFEFINRFGLLATEVLEGNYDEKVACRKILEKKGLQGFQVGKTKVFLRAGQMAELDARRAEVLSNAAKTIQRRVRTHCARKRFIALRKATIFVQALWRGRLACKIFENMRREAAAVKIQKHVRKYEARKAYKKLHVSALLLQTGLRAMAARKEFRFRRQTKAAIIIQARWRCHKAVSYYKRLHRGVIVSQTRWRGRVARRELRKLKMEARETGALKEAKNKLEKQVEELTWRLQLEKRLRTDLEEAKAQEATKFQNSLEEMQKKIEESNAMLVKEREAAKKAIEEAPPVIKETQVLVEDTKKIESLTEEVEKLKVSLDSEKQRAYENEKKYNEAQGSCEEKQKKLEDAEKKVQQLQESLQRLEEKLSNLESENQVFRQQAVSMAPNKFLSGRSRSIMQRAESHIPVEAKASLDLHSASLNHRDMSEVDDKPQKSLNEKQQEHQELLIRCIAQHLGFSGNRPTAACIIYKCLLQWRSFEVERTSVFDRIIQTIGHSIEQNQDNNDVLAYWLSNASTLLLLLQRTLKASGAAGMAPQRRRSSSATLFGRMTQSFRGAPQGVNLSLINGSINGGVDTLRQVEAKYPALLFKQQLTAYVEKIYGMIRDNLKKEISPLLGLCIQAPRTSRASLVKGVRSVANSAAQQALIAHWQGIVKSLGNFLNTLKANHVPPFLVRKVFTQIFSFINVQLFNSLLLRRECCSFSNGEYVKAGLAELEHWCYNATDEYAGSAWDELKHIRQAIGFLVIHQKPKKTLDEISHDLCPVLSIQQLYRISTMYWDDKYGTHSVSSEVISNMRVLMTEDSNNAVSSSFLLDDDSSIPFSVDDLSKSMEQIDIADIEPPPLIRENSGFSFLLPRSD